The Candidatus Methylomirabilota bacterium genome has a segment encoding these proteins:
- a CDS encoding enoyl-CoA hydratase/isomerase family protein — protein sequence MPEHDLSKPAVDVREEHGVWWITFNRPEASNAFTLADLDRLADIVEDAADRASALVLTGAGTKAFSAGMHLAAFSDLTPERAREFIGKNRRLLAAIRTAPVPTIAAINGHCLGTGLGIALAADIRIAVPHATFGVPEIKVGVPSVCDIALLQQHIGLAKAKEVILTGDTYPLAELAPYGLVNAVVPADQLIGETKAMVARVARHTKTVIAAQKEIFEIWQNGSLTEAIDRSVEIFADVFASPETAEQIDRHRAALRRTPAAG from the coding sequence ATGCCCGAACATGACCTCAGCAAGCCCGCAGTCGACGTCCGCGAAGAGCACGGAGTCTGGTGGATCACGTTCAATCGCCCCGAGGCGAGCAACGCCTTCACACTGGCCGACCTCGATCGGCTCGCCGACATCGTCGAGGACGCCGCCGACCGCGCGTCGGCTCTCGTCCTGACTGGAGCAGGGACGAAGGCATTCTCCGCGGGGATGCATCTCGCCGCCTTCTCGGACCTCACGCCCGAGCGCGCCCGCGAGTTCATCGGCAAGAACCGGCGGTTGCTCGCGGCCATCCGGACGGCGCCCGTGCCGACGATCGCGGCGATCAACGGCCATTGTCTCGGCACGGGGCTCGGCATCGCCCTGGCGGCGGACATCCGCATCGCCGTGCCGCACGCCACCTTCGGCGTGCCCGAGATCAAGGTCGGCGTGCCGTCAGTGTGCGACATCGCGCTCCTCCAGCAGCACATCGGGCTTGCGAAGGCCAAGGAAGTGATTCTCACGGGTGACACCTACCCGCTCGCGGAGCTCGCTCCCTACGGCCTGGTCAACGCCGTGGTGCCTGCCGACCAGCTCATCGGCGAAACGAAGGCAATGGTCGCCCGGGTGGCCCGGCATACCAAGACCGTGATCGCCGCCCAGAAGGAGATCTTCGAGATCTGGCAGAACGGGAGCCTGACGGAGGCGATCGACCGGAGCGTGGAGATCTTCGCCGACGTCTTCGCCTCGCCGGAGACCGCCGAGCAGATCGACCGGCACCGGGCGGCCCTGCGGCGGACGCCGGCCGCTGGCTGA
- the aspT gene encoding aspartate-alanine antiporter — protein sequence MDWVAQTLRQYPEIAILAALAIGLCVGPLKLGKFSLGNVTAVLLAGVLIGQLNITISPSVQSVFFLMFLFATGYDVGPQFFRGLKRDGLPQVIFACVLCLAVLLSTYVAASLGGYHAGLAAGLLSGAATSSGVLGVATDTINGLGLPSDRAKAWTDAMPIAYAVTYLFGTAGSAWFLAFIGPRLLGVDLVKECKDYERRLGGLKAQGGGLGTDAKVAFRAYRIASDSKFVGQRFSDLEETLAEPGIPAFVDAVRRGGHMVTAEPDEPIQGGDVLAIVAARETLLRGEGDLGAEVDDHELLASPLEIVDIVITNKTVAGKTLQQIDATHDHQGPGVVLRKLIRQGHEMPFTLGTTVDRGDVLQVIGAPRDVERAIEVLGYADRFAGGTGAVFMGLGIVAGVVVGAFSILIRGVPLSLSTSGGAFVAGLVGGYLRAVSRTFGRIPESTLWAFNNMGLMIFIAVVGISTGPGFLNGLREAGMSLFLWGMFVTVMPLIVAILAGKYVFKFHPGVLLGACAGARTTTAALGAIQDVAQSNVPALGYTITYAVGNMLLILWGVVIVLMLR from the coding sequence GTGGATTGGGTCGCCCAGACGCTCCGACAGTATCCGGAGATCGCCATCCTCGCCGCGCTCGCGATCGGGTTGTGCGTGGGGCCGCTGAAGTTGGGGAAGTTCAGTCTCGGGAACGTGACCGCGGTGCTGCTGGCGGGGGTGCTCATCGGGCAGCTGAACATTACGATCTCGCCGAGCGTGCAATCGGTGTTCTTCCTGATGTTCCTCTTCGCGACGGGCTACGACGTGGGACCGCAGTTCTTTCGCGGACTGAAGCGCGACGGCCTGCCCCAGGTGATCTTCGCCTGCGTCCTGTGCCTCGCCGTGCTCCTGTCCACGTACGTCGCCGCCAGCCTGGGCGGGTACCACGCGGGCCTCGCGGCCGGACTTCTCTCCGGTGCCGCCACCAGCTCGGGGGTGCTCGGGGTGGCGACCGACACCATCAACGGGCTCGGGCTGCCGTCGGATCGCGCGAAAGCGTGGACCGACGCCATGCCCATCGCCTACGCGGTCACCTACCTCTTCGGGACGGCCGGTTCGGCGTGGTTTCTGGCGTTCATCGGGCCCAGGCTGCTCGGCGTCGATCTCGTCAAGGAATGCAAGGACTACGAGCGAAGGCTGGGCGGACTGAAGGCCCAGGGGGGTGGGCTCGGCACCGACGCCAAGGTGGCGTTCCGCGCGTACAGGATCGCGTCGGATTCGAAGTTCGTGGGCCAGCGCTTCTCGGACCTCGAGGAGACCCTCGCGGAGCCCGGGATTCCCGCCTTCGTCGACGCCGTCCGGCGGGGCGGCCATATGGTCACCGCCGAGCCCGACGAACCGATACAGGGCGGCGACGTGCTGGCGATCGTGGCCGCGCGCGAGACGCTCCTCCGGGGGGAGGGGGACCTCGGTGCCGAGGTGGACGACCACGAGCTGCTCGCCTCTCCGCTCGAGATCGTGGACATCGTCATCACGAATAAGACCGTGGCCGGGAAGACTCTTCAGCAGATCGATGCGACGCATGACCACCAGGGTCCCGGCGTGGTCCTCCGCAAGCTGATACGTCAGGGGCACGAGATGCCCTTCACGCTCGGGACCACGGTGGACCGCGGCGACGTGCTGCAGGTCATTGGCGCCCCGCGTGACGTCGAGCGGGCGATCGAGGTGCTGGGCTATGCCGATCGGTTCGCTGGGGGGACCGGCGCGGTCTTCATGGGCCTGGGCATCGTGGCGGGCGTCGTAGTCGGGGCGTTCAGCATTCTCATCCGCGGCGTGCCCCTGAGCCTCAGTACCAGCGGCGGTGCCTTCGTCGCCGGTCTGGTGGGCGGCTATCTCCGAGCCGTCAGTCGCACCTTCGGCCGAATCCCCGAGTCCACCCTGTGGGCCTTCAACAACATGGGGCTCATGATCTTCATCGCGGTGGTGGGGATCAGCACGGGCCCCGGATTCCTCAACGGCCTGCGGGAGGCCGGAATGAGCCTGTTCTTGTGGGGCATGTTCGTGACCGTGATGCCCTTGATCGTGGCGATCCTCGCAGGGAAGTACGTGTTCAAGTTCCATCCCGGCGTACTGCTCGGCGCCTGCGCGGGAGCGCGCACCACGACCGCGGCGCTGGGGGCCATCCAGGATGTGGCGCAGAGCAACGTCCCCGCTCTCGGCTACACGATCACATACGCGGTCGGCAACATGCTCCTGATCCTCTGGGGTGTGGTCATCGTGCTCATGCTGAGGTGA